Part of the Nitrospirota bacterium genome is shown below.
TTGGCCTGCCAGATGCGGCGGTAAAGGAATCACGGGACAGGGTGAGGGCAGCGCTCAAGAATATCGGATTCCATTTCCCCCTCAAGCAGATAACCGTGAATCTGGCACCCGCAGATCTGAAGAAGGAGGGGTCGTCCTTTGACCTTCCGATCGCGATCGGGATTATCGCGTCAGAGGGCATTCTTGAATCTCCCGCGATTGAGGGCTACCTTCTCACAGGAGAACTTTCCCTGAACGGCACTATTAAGTCTGTGCGGGGCGCGCTCTCGATGGCGATGAAGGCGAGAGAGCTCGGGTTGAAAGGATTGATCCTGCCGGAGGAGAATGTGCCCGAGGCAGCAGTCGTGAAAGGGGTGCCGGTGTTCGGGATCAAAAACCTTCCGGACGTCATCGATTTTCTCAGGGACGGGAAGATGCAGGAGCCCTTCACGATAGACGTGCAGAAGGCGATGACGGAGAATTCGCTGTATGAGGACGATTTCATCGAAGTGAAGGGACAGGAGCATGCGAAACGTGCGTTTGAGGTTGCTGCTGCCGGGGGGCACAACGTGCTTATGATAGGACCTCCCGGATCCGGCAAGACCATGCTGGCAAAGAGGCTGCCGACAATACTCCCCGGCATGACGTTCGATGAGGCGCTGGAGACCACGAGGGTACACAGTGTTGCAGGGCTTCTCAGGGACGGCCAGTCACTGCTTGCGGTAAGGCCTTTCCGTTGTCCGCATCATACCATATCCGATGTCGCCCTGATCGGCGGGGGACAGTTTCCGAAGCCCGGTGAGGTGAGCCTTTCGCACAATGGTGTGCTGTTTCTGGATGAACTGCCGGAATTCAAGAGAAATGTCCTTGAGGTGCTGAGGCAGCCGCTCGAAAACGAAGAAGTTACCGTATCCCGGGCAGTTGCCTCCATTACCTATCCAGCATCCTTCATGCTGGTAGCCGCGATGAATCCCTGTCCGTGCGGGTACTTTGGGGATACCCGGCATCAGTGCACCTGCACCCACGGGCAGATACACCGTTACCGGCACAGGGTTTCAGGCCCCCTTCTCGACCGTATCGATATCCATATAGAGGTCCCGGCGGTTCCCTACAAAGAACTCTCCAACGAATATGCCGGTGAAAAGTCTGAAGAGATACGGAAGCGGGTTGTCGCGGCAAGGGATATCCAGCTTGCACGTTTCACGCATGACAGGAAGGTCTATGCAAACGGCCAGATGAAGACAAGGCATATCAGGAAATACTGCGCGCTCCGTCCTGATGCCCGGACGCTGCTTGATACTGCGATGCAGAAACTCGGCCTCTCGGCACGGGCATATACGAGGATACTGAAATTGTCGCGTACCATCGCAGACCTCGAGGCATCAGAGGACATCCATTCCCCCCATATCTCGGAGGCGATCCAGTACAGGACACTGGACCGGGGGGTGTTTTGATAACTTTTGGAGTCTCTATAAGGAGGAAACATGGAGATTTACGACTTACTCTGGAAAAGGCCGGACAGCGAAAAATCAGGGAGAGTTTTTTGGGAAAAAGTTGGAATACTTACAAATAAGAATGGCAAGATGTCTGTGAAAATAGACATGATACCAGCCAGAGACTGGGATGGGTGGTTAACGGTCTCTGAGAAAAGAGAATAGAAAGGGCTTTTGCCTTATTCTTCACCGAGGGCTTCGATATCTGCGAGATCTTTTTTTCTCCCCAATGACCGCTTATTGAGAATGAACTGTTCACGCCCAATGTAATCGACTTGTACATCACCATATCTGCCCGGGACCCGTTCATGAAAAGCACTTTCCCATGATATGCCAGTGAGCGTTGTTACAATATCAACTCTGACAGGCGGAACCCCGAGTTGAATCACATTGTCCGATTGTTCAAAATCTGCCACTGTCAATCCCACAGACTCGAAACCGAAATCTCTCAGGGCGCTAATGATACGCTGGGCATTCATCGGATCAGAACGGACAAATAAGTCTAAATCCCCGGTGTAGCGCGGAGCGCCGTGAAAAGCCAGTGCGTAGCCTCCCACAATCAGATATTCAACGTGGTGCTTGTTGAATAATTCGAGTAGTTCTCTGAAGTCTTCCTGAACTTCCATGCAGTTGCCTTCTTAAATGTTCTACCGCTTCGACCCTTTCCTCCGGGCTTTTGCTTAACCAGTAGACGAGGGCATCTTTTATCGAATCAAAACCCTTAACACTGTGTTTCACGACAATTTTCTCAATCATATGCATAAATTCTACCTCATTCAGGCTGTTTTATGTAGCAAAATCTTTATTTGTCGGGTGCTTTATCTGTTCCGGCACGCAGTCTTGGTTGAAGACGACAACCTTGTCATATTCACTGACCATGACGGCAGGATAGTTGATTGTTACGAGTTCCAGAGGTTGTCATTTACAGACAGCCTTAACACTATTTTGAGAAAGGCGGAGAAAGATGAAGCTTTGCGATTTGCTATGGATGTCTGAACCCAATGGAAAGGCAAGATGGGAGACGATGGGAACACTGATCGGTGAAGGTGGACGGAAAATCATCCTCTCTGCATGAGATGGTGTAGC
Proteins encoded:
- a CDS encoding nucleotidyl transferase AbiEii/AbiGii toxin family protein; amino-acid sequence: MEVQEDFRELLELFNKHHVEYLIVGGYALAFHGAPRYTGDLDLFVRSDPMNAQRIISALRDFGFESVGLTVADFEQSDNVIQLGVPPVRVDIVTTLTGISWESAFHERVPGRYGDVQVDYIGREQFILNKRSLGRKKDLADIEALGEE
- a CDS encoding YifB family Mg chelatase-like AAA ATPase; translated protein: MLSKVLSASIIGIEAHTVEVEVDITSRGLPHFSMVGLPDAAVKESRDRVRAALKNIGFHFPLKQITVNLAPADLKKEGSSFDLPIAIGIIASEGILESPAIEGYLLTGELSLNGTIKSVRGALSMAMKARELGLKGLILPEENVPEAAVVKGVPVFGIKNLPDVIDFLRDGKMQEPFTIDVQKAMTENSLYEDDFIEVKGQEHAKRAFEVAAAGGHNVLMIGPPGSGKTMLAKRLPTILPGMTFDEALETTRVHSVAGLLRDGQSLLAVRPFRCPHHTISDVALIGGGQFPKPGEVSLSHNGVLFLDELPEFKRNVLEVLRQPLENEEVTVSRAVASITYPASFMLVAAMNPCPCGYFGDTRHQCTCTHGQIHRYRHRVSGPLLDRIDIHIEVPAVPYKELSNEYAGEKSEEIRKRVVAARDIQLARFTHDRKVYANGQMKTRHIRKYCALRPDARTLLDTAMQKLGLSARAYTRILKLSRTIADLEASEDIHSPHISEAIQYRTLDRGVF